The sequence below is a genomic window from Brevibacillus laterosporus.
CCCAATGGACAACGTAATCGGAATCTTGTTGTCAGCTGTCATTTCGCGCACGACATCCAAGATATCAAAACGTGTTTCTTCTAACCGATCTAAGGTAGCGCGATCCATAACCGCTAAAAACTTATCAGAACTCATGCGACGAAGTAAAATTCCATGCTTTTGTGCCCATTCGAGTATCACGCCAGAGACACTAGTCGTAAGTAACGTACGGCTTTGGTCATCCATTACCTGGCTTAGCTCATCAAGATTATCTAAATGAATGATACCCACAATGGTTTTTTCTTGCTGGTACCGAATAGCTAGTTCTTTGTATTCAGTTACATCGGTAAAATACAGCAAACGTTCTTCGGGACGGATTAATACCTCATAAATTCGCTCACCAAAGATAAAATCAAGTTTCTTCTGTTCTGCTTTCCATTCAAGTGCAGGAAATACTTCAGCTAACTCTTTTCCGATCAAATTATCCATATTGGTCATTTGTTGCATATAAGGATTTGTCCACTCAACTTCCCGATCCTCATTAAACAACAATATCCCAATGGGCATTTCCTGTAATACGCCCTCACTTGCCTTCTTAACTCGATGATTAATAGTGGCAATATACATTTTTAAGTCTTGCTGAAATTTCTTTTCAATCTGAAGCGTGGCTAATATGAGACCGATAATAGAAACTATCCCTATTGCGCCATATATCCAGTGATATAACGTCAAGATGGCGACAAGCACTAAGCTAAAACTTAAAGCTAAAACCATATGTAAGCCATACCAACGTTTAAACAGGAACTTGGGCATTTACTCAGCTCCTCTTCACTTTCTACTCTCAAGTCTAGTACGTAATCGTATGCCCAAATCAAGCAATCCCACGAATCCTAATACGGTAGCCAACAATAATACTACCCCGCCTATAGTAAGTATAGTAGCTAGGAGGAGAAAAATAAATACTCCAGCAAAGACATATGGAAAACGCCATTTGCTCTTATATTTATCAACAACGAATGCTACAAACCCTACTCCCTGAATAAAAAAGAGGAATTGTAGAGCATAAAATAAGTTAAATAACAAAGAACCACTCGTTGTTTGACCCATTGTATTTCTATTGAAAAGCATGAACAGCAACGTTACCACATAAAAAAACAGAAGTGATCTCGGTAATTGCCATTCTCGTATAGGTGGCATAGCTGGAATTTTGATGGACAATCTTTTACAGATCAGTCGTGCAATCCAATGAATAATCGTGGTAGATACAAAGCTACCAAACATAATGAGAAACGGCAACAGGACGGTCACCATCTGAAACATATCCTGTATCATTTTTTTCCATTCTTCTACGGTAAGTTCTGGAGGTCTTACATCTAAAAGTTGCTGACTATTTAATACTAATTCTTTACCTTGATTAAACTGTTGAACAATATCAATACCCAAAAGCTTTGATGATACATAAACCAAAAACACATAAGATAGCGCTTTAACAATGGAACCTGCAAAAATACCTGGAAATGCCCGATCTGTCTTCCTGTAGGTATAGCCCATCGCCCAGCCCAACATTACGGAAGATAGTGCAAAAATAATACCTACAATCGAGCTAATGATCAGTCCAAGCACAGCAAATGCTACTGATATCATAACCATTTGTTTACCTGTTCGTCTCATTGCTAAAATAATGAACGGAATAGGTAACAAGATAGAGAATACGCCGGATAGAAAAGTTGCCAGGCTTAAAAAGAGAAATACACCTGCAATTCCTAGTAACAAAGCACTTTCTGCTAGTTGTTTGGTTCGATTAGGCAAAAAGGAGCGACTCCCCTCTTATAAATATGGAAAAAGAGGGGCCACGTCTCTGTGCCCCCCTTTGACTTTATTAATTCTATTCAGCCGAATATGGCAGCAACGCTACTTGACGAGAGCGCTTAATAGCGATTGTCAATCTACGTTGGTATTTAGCAGAAGTACCAGTTACACGACGAGGTAAAATTTTACCACGCTCGCTGATGAACTTCTTCAGAAGATCAATGTCTTTATAATCGATCTTTTTAATCTTGTTAACAGTAAAGTAGCAAACTTTACGGCGTTTATTAGGACGTCCTTTACGTGCCATGAGAGTCCCTCCTTTTCAAGTTATGATAGTTTAATACGATCTAGAACTTACTAGAAAGGCAGATCATCATCTGAGATGTTAATCGGCTTTCCAGAATCGGCGAAGGGGTCATTAAATGAATCGTTATTACCTTTGGAAGCCGGACGCGTACCACCACCATAGCTTGGACCAGGGTCATAGCCGGTGTTTCCTTCACCCGCTTCACGTGAGCTCAGGAATTGCACGTTATCTGCAACAACTTCTGTCACGTAAACTCTTTTACCTTCTTTATTATCATAGCTTCTGGTCTGCAAACGACCTTCTACTGCTGCTTTTCTACCTTTGCGAAGATAGTTGGCACACAGATCAGCCAATTGACGCCATGCCACAATATTGATAAAGTCCGTTTCCTTTTCGCCACCGGCTCCAGAATAAGGACGATTTATCGCCAAGGTAAAAGTCGTTACCGCAACACCATTGGGCGTATAACGCAACTCAGGGTCCTTTGTTAAGTTTCCAATTAGAATAACACGATTTAGCATAAGACTCCCCTCCCCGCGACAACTATTACTGGTCTTCTCTTACGAAAAGGAAACGAATAACGTCGTCGTTAATTTTCATCAAACGCTCAGTTTCAGTAACAACTTCAGCGTTAGCTTTAAAGTTCATCAAAACGTAGAAACCATCCTTGAACTTTTGGATTTCATAAGCAAGACGACGCTTACCCATTTCTTGAAGTTTGGTGACTTCTCCACCATTGTTAGTCACGACTTCGCTATAACGAGCTACGTTCGCTTTCACTTTCTCTTCTTCAAGGTCTGGACGCAATACATACATTACTTCATATTGACGCATACCTTTTTCACCTCCTTTTGGACTAGCGGCCCTTTTAAAAAAAGGACAAGGAGCGAGTGCTAATGAAACCTGCTAGAGGCACCCATTTTCCATACTCGCATTTTTGCATTATAACAAACCATTAGAGACAAATCAAGAGATTACACGTTAAAACGGAAGTGAATAACGTCGCCATCTTTTACCACGTATTCTTTACCTTCCAAACGGTACTGTCCTTTTTCACGAGAAGCATTCACGCTTCCTGCTTCGACTAGATCATTATAAGCTACTACTTCAGCACGAATAAATCCACGCTCAAAATCTGTATGAATAACGCCAGCAGCTTGAGGAGCCTTGGTTTCTTGACGAATCGTCCATGCACGTACCTCTTGAACCCCAGCTGTAAAATACGTAATCAGACCAAGCAAGGAATACGCAGCACGAATCAAACGGTCAAGACCTGATTCTTGCAAACCTAGTTCTTCTAGGAACATTTCCTTATCTTCGCCTTCCAATTCAGCAATCTCAGATTCTACTTTCGCACTGATAATAACTACTTCAGCGCCTTCCGTTTCCGCATGCTTGCGAACTGCTTGTACATGTGGATTTTCATCAGCAGTATGAATACCATTTTCAGCTACATTACAAACATAAAGCATCGGTTTAATTGTCAAAAGGTGCAGGTCACGAATAATTTTTAGCTCATCTTCCGTTAGCTCAACACCACGTGCTGCTTGACCTTCTTCAAAAGCGGCTTTTAATTTTTCCAATACATCAAGCTCTACTTTTGCCTCTTTATCACCTGATTTTGCTTTACGTCCCATACGATCAATGCGACGAGTAACGGAATCTAAATCAGCAAATACCAATTCCAAGTTAATGGTTTCGATATCGCTCACTGGATCTACTTTACCTGCTACGTGTACGATGTTCTCATCTTCAAAACAACGTACCACCTGTGCAATCGCATCTACTTCACGAATGTGGGCTAAAAATTGGTTTCCCAATCCTTCCCCTTTGCTCGCTCCTTTAACCAAACCAGCAATGTCTACGAACTCAAAAGCAGTAGGTACGACTTTATTTGGAACAACGATCTCTGTTAATTTGTTTAGACGTGGATCGGGTACTTCAACGATACCAACGTTAGGATCAATCGTACAGAAAGGATAGTTAGCGGATTCTGCTCCCGCTTGTGTAATCGCATTAAACAAGGTAGATTTACCAACATTCGGAAGACCTACAATCCCACAAGACATTCCCATATATATACACTCCTTAATTTCCGAAATAGAACATGCTCTCTAGTATAAAGAGTTAATGATTATAATACAATCACGTAGTTTCCAACTTTTAATAGAAAGAGTTCCCACAATAAGGACCTCAAATTGCTTCTTCGTATTCCTTTAATATCTTATAAAAAGTCGTCTTTTTTAAATCGAGTTCCTTCAAAAATTGTACATCAAGTAATGGTACCGCTCTTCGATCATCTGACCAATTTTACATTTGATCGCCACTAACTTCACCTCATAACAACACTTCTTTTCTATGAATGTCGAATCCTTTGACGAGGAAATGGAGGTTTTGACGAAAAAAGCTCCCCTTACAGGGAGCCTTACAAACTTAGCAGTTATTAATTTCCTTCTTCTGGCCCTAAAGAACCTGTGCCTATACCATGATTGTCCTGACGTAGCCGATCCGCCATATCTTTGAACGACTGAATAAGTGTATCGTCAATAAAACGATTTAAGGATGTATGAAGGATGAGACGCTTTTGTTTATCATAAATTTGCACCATGGGCTTAAATCCTTCTATGGAGCGTTGGTGATTATCTAATATACGTGGTAAGAAAGGGAATATCACAACCATCCCATCCGTTGTAATAATTTGCTCAGAAATTGTCATTGCCATGTATTTCATGACGTCGAGCCGTTTTTGCGTTTCATTGTAGCGTATCCACATGATAGAGAAAAGACCAATAACGACAAGACCAACACATATAGTGAGTACATAACGAGTTGTCCAATAGGTTAATAGCGTCTTCCGCTCTTTATTTTTCATTGACACAGAACTGATACCCCAATCCCCGTAGTGTACGAATCTCTCCTTCATCGGTTGGCCAGTTTTGTAAGGTTCTCCTGATCCGTTTCACCGCTAGATCAACAGCACGATCACTGCCCTCATAATCCATACCCCAAACGTGTTCGATTAACTGCTCCCTTGTAAAGGTCTGATTGGGATGCTGTGCGAGAAATAAAAAAAGGGACAGAATACGTGGTGTGAAAGTAAGTTCAATGCCGTGTAACATAACAGAATGAGCCTGGTAATCTACTTTTAAACTACCAAAAATCCGTGCCTGATAGTCACCCATGACCAGCAAAGTGCGTCGCATGACAGCATTGACACGTGCCACAACTTCCTCACCAATGAAAGGCTTGGTAATGTAATCATCAGCACCCTGATTTAACCCAGTTATCTTCTGGTCCAGTTGTCCTAACGCTGTTAACATGATGACGGGACAACTACTTTTGCTACGTATATACTCTAGTACCTTCCAACCGCTCTGCCCTGGTAGCATGACGTCCAATAAGACCAGAGAAGGTGTCACACGATCGAATATAGTAATGGCTTCTTCACCGTCAAAGGCAAGCTCCACCTGATATCCCGCTTTTTCCAAATAGACTTGTAAAACCCGAGAAATCGACCCTTCGTCTTCTACGATTACTATTGTTTGCATATCATATGCTCCCTTCCAACTGTATAACGTTTGAAGGATTAGTGTAAATGCCTTTCTCTTCCATCCGCATTTCGAATTGTTCCTGAGTTAATGTACCATTTTTCAATTGTTCCCCCAGCACCCCTTAAAGTAGACATTGGAAAAACCCTCGAGGTTATCCGATGAACTTTAGGGGGTGTATTTTTATGGCAATCAAAGGACAGAAGTTTAGAAGTTATCCAGAATCACTTAAATTGGAAGCAGTACGATTGCATCTAAATGAAAAGTGGACTCACAAACAGATAGCTGAACACTTGGGAATTAACGATAAAGATCGTGTTAAAGTTTGGATGAGAAAAGCGGGGGGAATTTAGCTTGCTTGAATCAACGTGGACGACGTGAGGTGTATCTTGATCAGGATTTACTACTGGCTTTGTTTGAAAAACTTATAATTCCAGATTGTTAAATGGGAATTAGTCTTAACTAAACATCTAAAAGATGAGTGCTAAAAATCACTTCTGAAGAAAAGGAGTTAAAGAAACATTTTATTATTATATTGTACACAACTAAGTTTTAATACAAAAGAGCCGGTTTACTCTTAACGGGGTAAACCTCGGCTCTTTTTTGTCGAAATCTGCTTAACGTGGTTTTTTCCAAAATGCTGGCGGTATTCAGGATTTTCCCCATAACGATATAAATAAAAGTGAATAAATATTTCCTAGTTTTCTCCTTAATTGATTGAAACGACCATTTCTTTACTATCTGATACCTCATTGTTTAGCTAACTCATCCAAATCCCAATTTTTTCTATACAGATAAACTCCAGATTGTTCTGATATAATTCTTTTAGGTGATGAAAAATGTCTTATCGAATCCTGGTCATTGAAGATGACATAGATATTCAGGAAGTAATAAAAGAATTTTTATTAGCACATGGTTTTTTGGTTGAAACTGCTTCAGATGGGTTAGAAGGAGTGGCACTCTTTAACAAACAAGAGTTTGATCTCGTTGTATTAGATATTATGATGCCAAATTTAGATGGCTATCAAACTTCTAAAATAATAAGAAGTACATCGAACGTACCTATTATTATGTTAACTGCTTTAGAAGAAGAACTAGACCAAGTTAAAGGCTTTGAATCAGGAATTGATGATTATATTACGAAGCCATTTTCATTTGATATTTTAATTAAAAGAGTAGAAGCGATACTAAGAAGAAGCAGAAACAAAGAGCATAATCATATTTATACATTTCAAGAGTTAAAAATTGATTGTGATACGTATAGAGCCTTTGTAAATGAAGAGGAAGTAATCCTAACTACTAAAGAATTTGAAATTATTCAAACATTATTAGAAGCTAAAGGCAAAGTCATTTCGAGAGAAGCCATGTTGGATAAACTTTGGGGATATGACTACTACGGAGATTCTAGAATATTAGATACTCATATGAAAAACATAAGAAAAAAGCTTAATCTACCCTATCTTAAAACAGTAAAGGGGATTGGTTATAAAATTGGCACATAAACTTCTTCAGATCATAAACAGAAAAAGTATATCTTTTAAAATTTTTCTTGTAACCCTGATTCTTCTATTAGTTTCCGCCAGTACTATTTATCTAACCCTCTACTTCTATCTCCCTATTTTTTATGAAAAATACAAAACAAACAGCTTAGAAGTAGAGAGTAATAGATTAGTAGAGAAAGCAAAAAATCTTTATTTGGATGATGCTACAATACTTTTCGATAAATTTGAACAAAATTTCAATGCTTATCCATCACTAACTGACAATACAGGCAAAATCGTTTTTCCTTTAATCAATTATCGCATTTTATCAAAAGCTCAAAGGTTAGATGAAAATTTAGATTTAGATAATGAACCTGAAATTTTAACTATAGAAGAATCAACTGCTCAAGTTGGAGTTGCTTTAACTGCTCAAGTTGGAGTTGCTTCAACTTCTCAAGCTGGAATTATTACTATGAATAACTTGCCAAAGACCTATAAGATTTCTGTACCAATTGTGTTTAAAGATGAAACATTAACTCTAAACATACATGCAACGTTGCAGCCAATTGACGAGGCTTCTCAAGTATTATTATTGCTTATTCCTTATATTGGAGTAGTGATTTTTATTATTTCGATTAGTGGAGCCTATATTTATTCTAAGATTTTTTCTAAACCATTAATTACTATTAATCATGTAGCTAAGAAAATGGCTAATTTGGACTTTACAGCTAAAATAAATCTTGATTCAACAGATGAGATAGGTCAGCTGTCCAGAAGTTTAAATGAAATGTCAGCAAACTTACAAAGAACGATGCAAGAGCTACAAACAGCCAATGAAGCATTGAAAAGTGACATGGAGAAAAAACAGGAAGCAGAAGCAAAACGCAGAGAGTTATTTGCAACAATTTCACATGAGTTGAAATCACCTATTACAGCTGTAAAAGGGCAATTAGAAGGGATGCTTCATAATATAGGTGTATACAAAGAACGGGAAAAGTACTTAAAACGGTCTTATCAAATCATGGAAACGATGGAATCACTCGTTCGTCAAATTCTTCAAATATCAAAACTTGAACAACTTGGTTTTACTTCCAAATATGAAAGGGTCAATATATCTACTTTGGTTTGTACTACGATAAATAATCTTGGTTTTTTCGCTACTGAAAAAAATATTCAAGTGATTAACGAAGTACAGGAAGAACTTTTTATCAACACAGATAAACAACTATTAGAAAAAGTAATAGGGAATGTTATTCACAATGCCATTGTATATTCCAATCATTTCGAACAGGTTCACATTCACTTAAAAGATAATGGTAATGGAACGTTGAAATTTGAAGTTTTAAATACTGGAGCATATATACAGGAAGAACATATCAAACAAATATTTGAACCATTCTATCGAGTGGAAAAATCTAGAAATAGGAATACGGGAGGCAGTGGTTTAGGATTATATATTGTTAAAACAGTGTGTGAAGCCTTATCTATTGATTATTCGATGAGAAATACAAAAGAGGGTGTTCTATTTAGTGCTCAAATTAATTAGTATTGCTGTCTTATTGAGTCTTGATAACCGCCCTCATAGACACCCAGATTCGACAATCCTAGGGCATGTTGCGATCCTCAAGAGGGATTGGAAATATGTCCCATTTTTATGTTTTTTGCTTGTATGTTTGATGTAAGCGTACTACGAACAAGTAGTATTGAAACCAAAAAACTACAAAACGCCTTTTTTCACCTTATTCCTTACAGTATTTTGATGCAAAATTAAAGCTTCTAAGAGAAATGATATACTGCTTAATATAACTATTTCCTCTAATTGGAATTTTCGCTTATTTTTTGGTATACTTTGCCTGATATGTAAGAATTGTTTTTTTATTAACTACGTTAATGAGGCGTTCTATTACGAAGATTAAAAAGAATGCCATCTTGTATAACATGATTTTCTTTCTTCTGCCCCTTTATTTACTGTATATTTTCCTAAATACAGAGCGTTTTCATAGACATTACTTTAAAATAAGATTGATTCCGTTTGAAAAAATCATAGATTTCTTTACCCATTTTGAAACGTTTAATCGCTATGAATTACTAGGGAGGATCCTACTTTACATTCCTATTGGGATTCTTATACCTCTGTTATTTAGCTCAATAAACAACATGTTAATAACTTTTGTGTTTACCCTAACCCTTAGCTTTTTAATGAATTCAGTTAAAATAGTAGCTCAGGCTGGTTTCTTTGAAATCGATGATATCATACTTAATGTGATAGGTGTTGTGATAGGATTCGTATTTGTTAAAGGCTGGTTTTCTCTTATAGAAATCTTGTTTAATTCTAAAGAGTCTCACAAAGAAAGCCTACTGCAAAATTAAAAAACGCACCCTTTTGGATGCGTCTCAATAACTATCTAGGAATCTCACCATGTGGATTTCTAAATTTTGTAACGACAATGCTATTACCGAAATCTTTAGTTGCTAAAGTGGCGGTAAAAATATCATCGAACACAAAACCTGCTTTTTTAAATTTGTACACCTTCGCATTATTCCAAGTCCAAATTTCTCCTTGTTTTCCTGCTGGAATATTCACAGTAAATGTATCTTTAAAGGTTTCAACTTCCTTCCATTTTTGTCCTACTTCAGCTTTGAAGGCATCTTGAAATCCCCCATCTACTGTGATTGATGTTTCAGATGTTGCCTCTCTTGAAACCTCACGCACCCATTTGAAATTTTCTTTCGTTCTGTTTTCTGTATAGTCGACTCTATAATCGTATTTTGTCGTACCAACATAATCCATAAGTTGATAGTCCAGCCAAGCCGTTGGTTGTATACCTTTACCTTTTTCGTCATTGTTAGTATTTTGTTCCTTGACAACAGATTCTTTTATAAATCCATTCTGTTCCATGAATTCTTGAGCCTTTTCAGGATCGTCGATATAAATAACGGGTACAGTCT
It includes:
- a CDS encoding DUF2232 domain-containing protein, with translation MPNRTKQLAESALLLGIAGVFLFLSLATFLSGVFSILLPIPFIILAMRRTGKQMVMISVAFAVLGLIISSIVGIIFALSSVMLGWAMGYTYRKTDRAFPGIFAGSIVKALSYVFLVYVSSKLLGIDIVQQFNQGKELVLNSQQLLDVRPPELTVEEWKKMIQDMFQMVTVLLPFLIMFGSFVSTTIIHWIARLICKRLSIKIPAMPPIREWQLPRSLLFFYVVTLLFMLFNRNTMGQTTSGSLLFNLFYALQFLFFIQGVGFVAFVVDKYKSKWRFPYVFAGVFIFLLLATILTIGGVVLLLATVLGFVGLLDLGIRLRTRLESRK
- the rpsR gene encoding 30S ribosomal protein S18, with protein sequence MARKGRPNKRRKVCYFTVNKIKKIDYKDIDLLKKFISERGKILPRRVTGTSAKYQRRLTIAIKRSRQVALLPYSAE
- the ssb gene encoding single-stranded DNA-binding protein; the encoded protein is MLNRVILIGNLTKDPELRYTPNGVAVTTFTLAINRPYSGAGGEKETDFINIVAWRQLADLCANYLRKGRKAAVEGRLQTRSYDNKEGKRVYVTEVVADNVQFLSSREAGEGNTGYDPGPSYGGGTRPASKGNNDSFNDPFADSGKPINISDDDLPF
- a CDS encoding 30S ribosomal protein S6, which translates into the protein MRQYEVMYVLRPDLEEEKVKANVARYSEVVTNNGGEVTKLQEMGKRRLAYEIQKFKDGFYVLMNFKANAEVVTETERLMKINDDVIRFLFVREDQ
- the ychF gene encoding redox-regulated ATPase YchF — encoded protein: MGMSCGIVGLPNVGKSTLFNAITQAGAESANYPFCTIDPNVGIVEVPDPRLNKLTEIVVPNKVVPTAFEFVDIAGLVKGASKGEGLGNQFLAHIREVDAIAQVVRCFEDENIVHVAGKVDPVSDIETINLELVFADLDSVTRRIDRMGRKAKSGDKEAKVELDVLEKLKAAFEEGQAARGVELTEDELKIIRDLHLLTIKPMLYVCNVAENGIHTADENPHVQAVRKHAETEGAEVVIISAKVESEIAELEGEDKEMFLEELGLQESGLDRLIRAAYSLLGLITYFTAGVQEVRAWTIRQETKAPQAAGVIHTDFERGFIRAEVVAYNDLVEAGSVNASREKGQYRLEGKEYVVKDGDVIHFRFNV
- a CDS encoding DNA-binding response regulator — its product is MQTIVIVEDEGSISRVLQVYLEKAGYQVELAFDGEEAITIFDRVTPSLVLLDVMLPGQSGWKVLEYIRSKSSCPVIMLTALGQLDQKITGLNQGADDYITKPFIGEEVVARVNAVMRRTLLVMGDYQARIFGSLKVDYQAHSVMLHGIELTFTPRILSLFLFLAQHPNQTFTREQLIEHVWGMDYEGSDRAVDLAVKRIRRTLQNWPTDEGEIRTLRGLGYQFCVNEK
- a CDS encoding transposase, which encodes MAIKGQKFRSYPESLKLEAVRLHLNEKWTHKQIAEHLGINDKDRVKVWMRKAGGI
- a CDS encoding DNA-binding response regulator, translated to MSYRILVIEDDIDIQEVIKEFLLAHGFLVETASDGLEGVALFNKQEFDLVVLDIMMPNLDGYQTSKIIRSTSNVPIIMLTALEEELDQVKGFESGIDDYITKPFSFDILIKRVEAILRRSRNKEHNHIYTFQELKIDCDTYRAFVNEEEVILTTKEFEIIQTLLEAKGKVISREAMLDKLWGYDYYGDSRILDTHMKNIRKKLNLPYLKTVKGIGYKIGT
- a CDS encoding HAMP domain-containing protein — its product is MNRKSISFKIFLVTLILLLVSASTIYLTLYFYLPIFYEKYKTNSLEVESNRLVEKAKNLYLDDATILFDKFEQNFNAYPSLTDNTGKIVFPLINYRILSKAQRLDENLDLDNEPEILTIEESTAQVGVALTAQVGVASTSQAGIITMNNLPKTYKISVPIVFKDETLTLNIHATLQPIDEASQVLLLLIPYIGVVIFIISISGAYIYSKIFSKPLITINHVAKKMANLDFTAKINLDSTDEIGQLSRSLNEMSANLQRTMQELQTANEALKSDMEKKQEAEAKRRELFATISHELKSPITAVKGQLEGMLHNIGVYKEREKYLKRSYQIMETMESLVRQILQISKLEQLGFTSKYERVNISTLVCTTINNLGFFATEKNIQVINEVQEELFINTDKQLLEKVIGNVIHNAIVYSNHFEQVHIHLKDNGNGTLKFEVLNTGAYIQEEHIKQIFEPFYRVEKSRNRNTGGSGLGLYIVKTVCEALSIDYSMRNTKEGVLFSAQIN